The Plasmodium sp. gorilla clade G2 genome assembly, chromosome: 3 region attaaacaagataaaaaaaaaggaaaacttagatattatcataattccATTTATTGGAACTATGGAGCATTACCACAAACATATGAATATccaaaacatatatatcaaaacaaatcaaaaacaaataatgaaccattattttttaatggaGATAATGATCCATTAGATATTATAGATATTGGAAGTGTCTCTCTAAAAATGGGTCAAGTAGTACCCGTCAAGGTAACAAAAataacacacatatatataaatataaatatatatatatataaatatgtagatatatattttatatatatagtaccattttattttattttattttattttattttattttatattttttatttttttaagataTTGGGAGCATTCACACTAATTGACGAAGGAGAACTGGACTGGAAAATTATTGCCATAAACGTaggaacaaataaaatatgttacataataatatgattttttttcaaacaaCTATATCtacctttatatatatatcccatatgaaatgataaaatatttttcatttatcttatatttatttatatttatttatatttatttatattatttttatgtccATTCACCTATCccctatatatatttttttatatatttccagAAAGAAGATAAACACTATGAAGATATAAACTCCTTAAGCGACATCGACAAATACTATCCACATACTCTGAGTTTATTACTTGAGTGGTTCAGATCATATAAAATGGCAGATACAAAGAAATTAAATCTAATATCTAAACAATTATATGACAAAAAAGAAAGTGAAGAACTTATAACTAAAAcgcatcattattatttagagTTTCTACAAGAtgtaaagaaattaaaagaagaacACATTAAAGAGAATATTAAAGAGAATATTAAAGAGAATATTAAAGAACATATTAAAGAACATGATTATACAAATACACAAAATGTACAATCGAattatgataaattaaataataatgacgaTGAAATTATCGATAATAATCTTCTGgaagatattaatataacataCTATAAATCTGATAGTTCTTACAAGCCAGATCTCAACATATGGAcaccataaaaaaaaaaaaaaaaaaaaaaaaaaaaaaaaaaaaaaaaatatatatatgtatatatatatatatattttatttttccatattaCGTATAACTgctaagaaaaaaaaaaaaaaaagggacgTTATGTTTTCTTAATATGTAtaggaatataaaaaaataaataaatgcaCAAACATTCAAAAGGTtctcaatatatttattta contains the following coding sequences:
- a CDS encoding inorganic pyrophosphatase, putative, translating into MGSKLINVEGSNNTDENKYNSNNVLNINNKMNKNDYFIETNKELKINLNFQNNNIISNIFSNINVYDKLSNIFINNKKTYMLKYNNNINEENFFISYFEKKNDNFVSISPWHNIDLKNDDGTYNMVVEISKYNYIKLEIQLKEKFNIIKQDKKKGKLRYYHNSIYWNYGALPQTYEYPKHIYQNKSKTNNEPLFFNGDNDPLDIIDIGSVSLKMGQVVPVKILGAFTLIDEGELDWKIIAINKEDKHYEDINSLSDIDKYYPHTLSLLLEWFRSYKMADTKKLNLISKQLYDKKESEELITKTHHYYLEFLQDVKKLKEEHIKENIKENIKENIKEHIKEHDYTNTQNVQSNYDKLNNNDDEIIDNNLLEDINITYYKSDSSYKPDLNIWTP